In one Anaerolineales bacterium genomic region, the following are encoded:
- a CDS encoding DUF456 family protein, which translates to MTGPIGAVVALLLGIYIVEYIRKRDVESASQAVIGAGLGCGASLIVKMLLGLGMIVTWVIWAFSS; encoded by the coding sequence TTGACCGGCCCGATCGGCGCCGTCGTAGCACTGCTGCTTGGAATCTACATCGTGGAATACATCCGCAAGAGGGACGTCGAAAGCGCTTCGCAGGCCGTGATTGGCGCCGGGTTGGGTTGTGGGGCTTCGCTGATCGTAAAAATGCTGCTCGGTTTGGGGATGATCGTGACCTGGGTGATCTGGGCGTTTTCGAGCTAA
- a CDS encoding HEAT repeat domain-containing protein gives MRDLDALLDDLTSDDDEQAEAAAQQIAAWGSTAVSPLLEMFETENPDLRWWAVRALTDFDQPEARQAICRALTDPSPAVRQCAALSLRERPSTDALPFLIDSLQDSDRLFARFAGDALTAAGDLAAPALIEALASEDPFVRIESARALARMHASQAIPALFAALDDPSPMVTYWAEEGLRNAGVEMLFFKA, from the coding sequence ATGCGTGATTTGGACGCTTTACTCGACGATCTGACTTCGGACGACGATGAGCAAGCGGAGGCTGCCGCGCAGCAGATCGCCGCATGGGGCAGCACGGCCGTCAGTCCGCTGCTGGAAATGTTCGAAACCGAGAATCCCGATCTACGCTGGTGGGCCGTGCGAGCCTTGACCGACTTCGACCAACCCGAAGCGAGACAGGCGATCTGTCGCGCGCTCACCGACCCGTCACCTGCCGTACGCCAATGCGCCGCATTAAGTCTGCGAGAACGACCCTCAACGGATGCACTCCCATTCTTGATCGACTCGCTGCAGGATTCCGACCGTCTTTTCGCCCGCTTTGCCGGCGATGCGCTCACGGCAGCGGGCGATCTGGCTGCGCCGGCCTTGATCGAAGCACTGGCATCCGAAGATCCCTTTGTCCGCATCGAGTCGGCAAGAGCGTTGGCGCGGATGCACGCCTCCCAGGCGATACCCGCTCTGTTCGCCGCACTGGACGATCCCTCCCCGATGGTCACGTATTGGGCCGAAGAAGGCTTGAGAAACGCGGGCGTGGAAATGCTTTTCTTCAAGGCTTAG